One Kitasatospora sp. MAP12-44 DNA segment encodes these proteins:
- a CDS encoding serine hydrolase domain-containing protein — protein MTGRTPSQHHYQHRRQAGLTLVLAAALTGTLAACGASAAPPGAAHAPIGSPSAVAAREARLTGLAQQDVDAGAPGVIVRVDDGNGPVIEIARQAPWTRADHALAASDAFRMGSNTKTMVATVVLQLVAEQRLQLTDPVEKWLPGLIPNGSAITLRMLLDHTSGLFNYANDPNVLKAFTGQDTRPWTPGELIGAAVRHDPLFAPGAQYSYSNTNYVALGLVAEKASGQSLGELIQQRIAGPLHLANTYLVTGSGEPKSPALAHGYEPDAAQLAPVLPPGTPAGTAFAGPARPAGYVDTTWINPSTEWAAGSMVSTAQDWARFDTALMSGKLLAPAQLKEMQTTVAEESGNPNRYGLGLEQVVTPCGTVWGHVGQVPGYSSEDYTDATGHRTVSVFTTTIFGLASPKTGPADQALVNAAVCTMLDQPIPSTSASPASVQNLDSPVAETP, from the coding sequence ATGACCGGACGCACGCCGTCCCAGCACCACTACCAGCACCGTCGGCAGGCGGGTTTGACGCTCGTCCTGGCCGCGGCCCTGACCGGCACACTCGCCGCCTGCGGGGCGTCCGCCGCACCACCGGGAGCCGCCCACGCGCCGATCGGGAGCCCCAGCGCGGTGGCAGCCCGGGAGGCCCGGCTGACCGGGCTCGCCCAGCAGGACGTGGACGCCGGAGCTCCCGGAGTGATCGTCCGGGTCGACGACGGCAACGGGCCGGTGATCGAGATCGCCCGGCAGGCGCCGTGGACCAGGGCCGACCACGCGCTCGCCGCGAGCGACGCGTTCCGGATGGGCTCCAACACCAAGACGATGGTCGCCACCGTGGTCCTCCAACTGGTCGCCGAACAGCGGCTCCAGCTCACCGACCCGGTCGAGAAGTGGCTGCCCGGCCTGATCCCGAACGGGTCCGCGATCACCCTGCGGATGCTGCTCGACCACACCAGCGGCCTGTTCAACTACGCGAACGATCCCAACGTCCTGAAGGCGTTCACCGGCCAGGACACCAGGCCGTGGACTCCCGGGGAGCTGATCGGCGCAGCCGTCCGCCACGACCCGCTCTTCGCGCCCGGCGCGCAGTACTCCTACAGCAACACCAACTACGTCGCGCTCGGCCTGGTCGCCGAGAAGGCGTCAGGACAGAGCCTGGGCGAACTGATCCAGCAGCGGATCGCCGGGCCGTTGCACCTGGCGAACACCTACCTCGTCACCGGCTCCGGCGAGCCGAAAAGCCCCGCTCTCGCGCACGGCTACGAGCCCGATGCCGCCCAGCTCGCTCCGGTGCTGCCGCCCGGCACGCCCGCCGGCACGGCGTTCGCCGGTCCTGCCCGGCCCGCCGGCTACGTCGACACCACCTGGATCAACCCCAGCACGGAGTGGGCGGCGGGCAGCATGGTCTCCACCGCGCAGGACTGGGCCCGCTTCGACACCGCACTGATGTCCGGCAAGCTCCTGGCGCCCGCCCAGCTCAAGGAGATGCAGACCACCGTCGCGGAGGAGAGCGGCAATCCGAACCGGTACGGGCTCGGTCTGGAGCAGGTGGTCACCCCCTGCGGCACCGTCTGGGGCCACGTCGGCCAGGTCCCCGGCTACTCCAGCGAGGACTACACCGACGCCACCGGCCACCGCACGGTCTCGGTCTTCACCACCACCATCTTCGGCCTGGCCTCGCCGAAGACCGGCCCCGCCGACCAGGCCCTGGTGAACGCCGCAGTGTGCACCATGCTCGACCAGCCGATCCCCAGCACGTCCGCGTCCCCTGCCAGTGTCCAGAACCTCGATTCACCCGTCGCCGAGACCCCTTGA
- a CDS encoding sensor histidine kinase: MSHSSERPAPGGTPPSGERPAPTAPRSGPAPRSGLALRVSLVGWSLVLLLGAVLGAGLLTLWITSVTVVALGVGIPLTLLSTALVRWFADLHRRWAADRLGEPVARPYLPPPDGGWLVRLWAILRDPASWRDWAWLVANSITGWFTYGLSFVLFLGGVFYLIYPLLYELTPPQVFRTPLGNGFRLHSVQESFALVPLGPVLLLLWYATAERLANLDAWVIRSLLAPTAQAQLRARVAQLAASRAETVDTQAGELRRIERDLHDGAQARLVSLGMSLGLAQQLMLDDPHAARQLLEEARESTTSALAELRDLVRGIHPPVLADRGLDGALQALALLNPIPTTVVTRLPGRLPAPVESAAYFAVAEALSNAIKHAQAQHIRITVEFKPHPRATAGLLTMRVSDDGRGGAAIDAGTGLRGIARRLDAFDGTLTVDSPPGGPTEIRMSLPCASS; the protein is encoded by the coding sequence ATGAGTCACTCCAGCGAGCGCCCCGCCCCCGGCGGCACCCCGCCATCCGGGGAGCGTCCCGCGCCCACCGCCCCGCGCTCCGGTCCGGCGCCGCGTTCCGGCCTCGCGCTGCGGGTGAGCCTGGTCGGCTGGTCGCTGGTGCTGCTGCTCGGCGCGGTCCTGGGCGCCGGCCTGCTCACGCTCTGGATCACCTCGGTGACGGTCGTCGCGCTCGGCGTCGGCATCCCGCTGACCCTGCTCTCCACCGCCCTGGTCCGCTGGTTCGCCGACCTGCACCGCCGGTGGGCCGCCGACCGGCTCGGTGAACCTGTCGCGCGGCCCTACCTGCCGCCACCCGACGGCGGTTGGCTGGTGCGGCTGTGGGCGATCCTGCGCGACCCGGCCAGCTGGCGGGACTGGGCCTGGCTGGTGGCCAACTCGATCACCGGGTGGTTCACCTACGGGCTCTCCTTCGTGCTCTTCCTCGGCGGCGTCTTCTACCTGATCTATCCCCTGCTGTACGAGCTGACGCCGCCTCAGGTGTTCCGCACGCCCTTGGGCAACGGCTTCCGGCTGCACAGCGTCCAGGAGTCATTCGCGCTGGTCCCGCTCGGCCCGGTCCTCCTGCTGCTCTGGTACGCCACCGCCGAGCGGCTGGCGAACCTCGACGCCTGGGTGATCCGCTCCCTGTTGGCGCCCACCGCGCAGGCACAACTGCGGGCCCGCGTCGCGCAACTGGCCGCCTCGCGGGCCGAGACCGTCGACACCCAGGCCGGCGAACTGCGCCGGATCGAACGGGACCTGCACGACGGCGCGCAGGCCCGACTGGTGTCGCTGGGCATGAGCCTTGGCCTTGCCCAGCAATTGATGCTCGACGATCCGCACGCCGCCCGGCAACTCCTGGAGGAGGCCCGCGAGTCGACCACCAGCGCCCTGGCCGAACTGCGCGACCTGGTGCGCGGCATCCATCCGCCGGTGCTCGCCGACCGAGGCCTGGACGGCGCCCTGCAGGCCCTGGCGCTGCTCAACCCGATACCGACCACGGTGGTGACCCGCCTGCCCGGACGGCTGCCCGCACCGGTCGAGTCCGCGGCCTACTTCGCCGTCGCCGAGGCCCTGTCGAACGCCATCAAACACGCCCAGGCCCAGCACATCCGGATCACCGTCGAGTTCAAGCCCCACCCCCGCGCCACCGCGGGACTCCTCACCATGCGGGTGTCCGACGACGGCCGCGGTGGCGCTGCCATCGACGCCGGCACCGGCCTGCGTGGAATCGCCCGCCGCCTGGACGCCTTCGACGGCACCCTGACCGTCGACAGTCCGCCCGGCGGACCCACCGAGATAAGGATGTCGCTGCCGTGCGCATCGTCATAG
- a CDS encoding response regulator transcription factor, whose amino-acid sequence MRIVIAEDLALLREGLIRIFQVNGFEVVEAVDNGPSLIRALTTHRPDVAIVDVRLPPTFTDEGLRAVIDARKQLPGLPVMVLSQYVEQLYARELMSDRAGAVGYLLKDRVLDVGQFVANVKQVAAGSTVMDPDVVTALLTHRSADPLLLELTPREHEVLSLIAQGRSNAAIASRMFVTEKTVSKHSYNIFAKLGLEPSEDDNRRILAVLAYLEG is encoded by the coding sequence GTGCGCATCGTCATAGCCGAGGACCTCGCCCTGCTCCGAGAGGGCCTGATCAGGATCTTCCAGGTCAACGGCTTCGAGGTGGTGGAAGCCGTTGACAACGGCCCCTCCCTGATCCGAGCGCTGACGACCCACCGGCCCGATGTCGCGATCGTCGACGTGCGACTGCCCCCGACGTTCACCGACGAGGGCCTGCGCGCCGTGATCGACGCACGCAAGCAGCTCCCCGGCCTGCCCGTCATGGTGCTCTCGCAGTACGTCGAGCAGCTCTACGCCCGGGAGTTGATGTCGGACCGCGCCGGGGCGGTGGGCTATCTGCTGAAGGACCGGGTGCTGGACGTCGGCCAGTTCGTCGCGAACGTGAAGCAGGTCGCCGCCGGCAGCACGGTCATGGACCCCGACGTGGTCACCGCCCTCCTCACCCACCGCTCGGCCGACCCGCTCCTGCTGGAACTGACCCCGCGTGAGCACGAGGTCCTCTCACTGATAGCCCAGGGCCGCTCCAACGCCGCCATCGCCAGCCGGATGTTCGTCACCGAGAAGACCGTCAGCAAACACAGCTACAACATCTTCGCCAAACTCGGACTCGAACCGTCCGAGGACGACAATCGCCGGATCCTGGCAGTCCTCGCCTACTTGGAAGGCTGA
- a CDS encoding SDR family oxidoreductase: MRIFVTGASGWVGSAVVPELLEAGHEVVGLARSDASADALKAAGAEVHRGSLDDLDALRAAAAASDGVIHLAFKHEEMFSGNFATATDADRRAVDAFRDALAGSGRPLVIASGLAGLRPGRAATEDDVPDAALGGERIRTAQAALALAERAVRSSSVRLPPTVHGDGDRGFVPNLVRTARRHGVSGYIGDGANQWPAVHRLDAARLFRLAAEGAPAGSVLHGIAEEGVPTRALAEAIGRGLGVPTVSIAPDEAEKHFGWLANLFGLDLPASSTRTRKLLGWQPTRQSLVEDLNEGHYFSGD; encoded by the coding sequence ATGCGCATCTTCGTGACCGGCGCGTCCGGCTGGGTTGGCTCCGCCGTCGTACCCGAACTGCTGGAGGCGGGCCACGAGGTGGTCGGGCTCGCCCGCTCCGACGCCTCGGCCGACGCCTTGAAGGCGGCGGGCGCCGAGGTCCACCGGGGCTCGCTCGACGACCTGGACGCCCTGCGCGCCGCCGCTGCCGCGTCCGACGGCGTCATCCATCTCGCCTTCAAGCACGAGGAGATGTTCTCCGGGAACTTCGCGACGGCGACGGATGCGGACCGTCGCGCAGTCGATGCGTTCAGGGACGCCCTGGCAGGCTCCGGCCGGCCGCTGGTCATCGCCTCCGGCCTAGCCGGGCTCCGGCCCGGCCGGGCCGCGACGGAGGACGACGTGCCGGACGCCGCGCTCGGCGGCGAGCGCATCCGCACGGCGCAGGCGGCCCTCGCCCTCGCGGAGCGGGCAGTGCGCTCCTCCTCGGTGCGCCTCCCGCCGACGGTGCACGGTGACGGCGACCGCGGCTTCGTCCCGAACCTGGTCCGCACGGCCCGCAGGCACGGCGTCTCCGGTTACATCGGCGACGGCGCCAACCAGTGGCCCGCCGTGCACCGGCTGGACGCCGCCCGGCTGTTCCGTCTCGCGGCGGAGGGCGCCCCGGCAGGGTCGGTGCTGCACGGCATCGCGGAGGAAGGCGTGCCGACCCGGGCCCTCGCCGAGGCGATCGGCCGGGGCCTCGGCGTGCCGACCGTGTCCATCGCCCCCGACGAAGCCGAGAAGCACTTCGGATGGCTCGCCAACCTCTTCGGCCTGGACCTACCGGCATCCAGCACCCGCACGCGAAAACTGCTCGGATGGCAGCCGACGCGCCAGAGTCTCGTCGAGGACCTGAACGAGGGCCATTACTTCAGCGGAGACTGA
- a CDS encoding LysR family transcriptional regulator has translation METRELRYFVAVAEELHFGRAAERLGIAQPPLSRAIGQLERRLGAVLLERSSRAVTLTEAGAVLLREARVALDAVEAAGRRTRRAARAASGHAGVVLATKAGASSEFLAKLLDAYAAEPGAVDVDLLLCGIGEQEQLLRDGRADVALLHRPFDSTAGFDTEELSTEGQVVVLPAWHDLAGRSGVHMAEVSALPGLPMPRWPCADGTYPEGAGPKVRDHLQLLQLISLGRAAMIAPESCRAQLGGDLAAVPVLDAPSITTVIAWPPHSRSVAVADLVRTAALL, from the coding sequence ATGGAGACGCGCGAGTTGCGGTATTTCGTTGCTGTCGCCGAGGAACTGCATTTCGGCAGAGCGGCGGAGCGGCTGGGGATCGCGCAGCCACCGTTGTCGCGGGCGATCGGCCAGCTGGAGCGGCGCCTGGGCGCGGTGCTGCTGGAGCGGAGCAGCCGCGCGGTCACTCTGACGGAGGCCGGGGCGGTGCTGCTGCGGGAGGCGCGGGTGGCGTTGGACGCGGTAGAGGCCGCGGGGCGCCGTACCCGTCGGGCCGCGCGCGCTGCATCGGGCCATGCCGGTGTGGTTCTTGCGACGAAGGCGGGTGCGTCGAGCGAGTTTCTGGCGAAGCTGCTGGACGCCTACGCGGCGGAGCCCGGTGCGGTGGATGTGGATCTGCTGCTGTGCGGGATCGGGGAGCAGGAGCAGCTGCTGCGGGACGGCCGGGCCGATGTGGCGCTGCTGCACCGGCCCTTCGACTCGACGGCCGGGTTCGACACCGAGGAGCTGTCCACGGAGGGGCAGGTCGTGGTCCTGCCAGCCTGGCACGACCTGGCCGGGCGGTCCGGCGTGCACATGGCAGAGGTCTCCGCCTTGCCCGGGCTGCCGATGCCGCGGTGGCCGTGTGCGGACGGGACGTATCCGGAGGGTGCTGGTCCGAAGGTTCGTGACCACCTGCAGTTGCTCCAGCTGATCTCGCTGGGCCGTGCTGCCATGATCGCGCCGGAGTCGTGCCGAGCTCAGCTCGGGGGTGACCTGGCTGCTGTGCCGGTGCTGGACGCGCCGTCGATCACGACCGTCATCGCCTGGCCGCCGCACAGCCGGTCCGTAGCCGTCGCCGACCTCGTCCGCACTGCGGCGCTTCTCTAA
- a CDS encoding putative Ig domain-containing protein: MHVDAATAQHYRESCPPASPGHYSCNALVRTDLKPQLARPDATRNAAVPGYGPSDLQSAYNLTSAAATAGSSGQTVAIIDAYDDPTADSDLAVYRKQFGLPACTTADGCFSKVGQNGQTSQLPVPAPANNDWTGEESLDVDMVSAICPNCHILLVEANSPNDTDLGASVNAAVRLGAKYVSNSYGGPESPSETTEDSQYYNHPGVAITASSGDSGFGVEYPAASQYVTAVGGTALNRANNARGWSESVWSTSPSEGAGSGCSAFDPKPSWQSDKGCAKRTVADVAAVADPATGVASYDTSNGNGGWNVEGGTSVAAPIIAAVYALAGTPAPGATPAAYPYAHAAALNDVTNGATATCSPGYLCTAGPGYDGPTGLGTPNGTSAFTGGAGPGGGSTGTGGTGGAGGGSTAPSGHGVTVTNPGSQVTTTGTPVSLQITAVDATTGQTPSYRATGLPAGLTISSTGLISGTPTTAGTSHVTVTATDRNGASGSSTFTWTVNSATSACTASQLLGNPGFESGSNTAPWKSTPGVINNQAAAQPSHSGSWDAWLDGYGQAATDNLWQTVTIPAGCHKATLSYWLHVETAKRTQQAADTLQIEVAGRTGTSTVATYSNTNAHKGYQQYSADLSAWAGQTVTLKFVGTEDNSPQLTSFVLDDTALRTS, from the coding sequence GTGCACGTCGACGCGGCCACCGCCCAGCACTACCGCGAGTCCTGCCCGCCCGCCTCCCCGGGCCACTACTCCTGCAACGCCCTGGTTCGTACCGACCTCAAGCCGCAACTGGCCCGACCTGACGCCACCCGCAACGCGGCCGTGCCCGGCTACGGCCCGAGCGACCTGCAGTCCGCCTACAACCTCACCTCCGCCGCCGCCACCGCCGGCAGCAGCGGTCAGACGGTCGCCATCATCGACGCCTACGACGACCCCACCGCCGACAGCGACCTCGCCGTCTACCGCAAGCAGTTCGGCCTACCCGCCTGCACCACGGCCGACGGCTGCTTCAGCAAGGTCGGCCAGAACGGCCAGACCTCCCAACTGCCCGTGCCGGCACCCGCGAACAACGACTGGACCGGCGAAGAGTCGCTCGACGTCGACATGGTCTCGGCCATCTGCCCGAACTGCCACATCCTCCTGGTCGAGGCGAACTCCCCGAACGACACCGACCTCGGCGCCTCCGTCAACGCGGCCGTCCGACTCGGCGCCAAATACGTCTCCAACAGCTATGGCGGCCCCGAGTCGCCGAGTGAGACCACCGAGGACAGCCAGTACTACAACCACCCCGGCGTAGCGATCACCGCCTCCTCCGGTGACTCCGGCTTCGGCGTCGAGTACCCGGCCGCGTCCCAGTACGTGACCGCCGTCGGCGGCACCGCGCTGAACCGGGCGAACAACGCGCGCGGCTGGAGCGAGTCGGTCTGGTCGACCTCCCCCTCCGAGGGCGCGGGCTCCGGCTGCTCCGCCTTCGACCCCAAGCCGTCCTGGCAGAGCGACAAGGGCTGCGCCAAGCGCACCGTCGCGGACGTCGCCGCCGTCGCCGACCCGGCCACCGGCGTCGCCAGCTACGACACCTCCAACGGCAACGGCGGCTGGAACGTCGAGGGCGGCACCTCCGTCGCCGCCCCGATCATCGCCGCCGTCTACGCCCTGGCCGGCACCCCGGCCCCCGGCGCAACCCCCGCCGCCTACCCCTACGCGCACGCCGCCGCCCTCAACGACGTCACCAACGGCGCCACCGCAACCTGCTCCCCCGGCTACCTGTGCACCGCAGGCCCCGGCTACGACGGCCCGACCGGGCTCGGCACACCCAACGGCACCAGCGCCTTCACCGGCGGCGCCGGCCCCGGCGGCGGGAGCACGGGCACAGGCGGCACCGGGGGTGCAGGCGGCGGAAGCACCGCCCCGTCGGGCCACGGAGTGACGGTGACGAACCCCGGCAGCCAGGTCACCACCACCGGCACTCCGGTCTCGCTCCAGATCACCGCGGTGGACGCCACAACCGGCCAGACGCCGAGCTACCGCGCCACCGGCCTGCCCGCCGGACTGACGATCTCCAGCACCGGCCTGATCTCGGGCACCCCGACCACCGCCGGCACCTCCCACGTTACCGTCACCGCAACCGACCGCAACGGTGCCAGCGGCAGCAGCACCTTCACCTGGACCGTCAACAGCGCCACCAGCGCCTGCACCGCAAGCCAACTGCTCGGCAACCCGGGCTTCGAGAGCGGCTCCAACACAGCCCCCTGGAAGAGCACCCCCGGAGTGATCAACAACCAGGCGGCCGCCCAGCCCAGCCACTCCGGCTCCTGGGACGCCTGGCTCGACGGCTACGGCCAAGCCGCCACCGACAACCTGTGGCAGACCGTCACCATCCCCGCCGGCTGCCACAAGGCCACCCTGTCGTACTGGCTGCACGTGGAAACCGCCAAGCGCACGCAGCAGGCGGCCGACACCCTCCAGATCGAGGTGGCCGGCCGCACCGGCACCAGCACCGTGGCCACCTACTCCAACACCAACGCTCACAAGGGCTACCAGCAGTACTCAGCCGACCTCTCCGCCTGGGCCGGCCAGACCGTCACCCTGAAATTCGTCGGGACCGAGGACAACTCCCCACAGCTGACCAGCTTCGTCCTCGACGACACGGCGCTCCGCACCTCCTGA
- a CDS encoding RICIN domain-containing protein has product MPTVLVSATSHAPLPAAAVTPAPSPSGPVGLRLINLSTGLCVGIADPTSFALLLQPCTADGSQGWERLPAGQDTYQLRNTGTGTCLDGTTGGGNVVTVLLQSCRSGPDRAAQLWRFAPGSGPGTFRLWLLPPVPSSDYSAHLLGPQDWPPSDPPHAGSVIVQLPNYYNSDSFLFTMG; this is encoded by the coding sequence GTGCCGACCGTCCTGGTATCGGCCACCTCGCACGCCCCCCTGCCCGCCGCAGCGGTCACCCCCGCACCGTCGCCCAGCGGACCGGTCGGTCTCCGGCTCATCAACCTGAGTACGGGACTCTGCGTAGGCATCGCCGATCCGACCTCCTTCGCCCTCCTGCTCCAGCCGTGCACGGCCGACGGCTCCCAGGGCTGGGAGCGCCTGCCGGCCGGCCAGGACACGTACCAGCTCCGCAACACCGGCACGGGAACCTGCCTCGACGGGACCACCGGCGGCGGAAACGTCGTCACGGTCCTTCTCCAGTCCTGCCGATCCGGCCCCGACCGGGCAGCACAGCTATGGAGGTTCGCCCCGGGCTCCGGCCCCGGAACGTTCCGACTGTGGCTGCTTCCACCGGTGCCGTCGAGCGACTACTCCGCGCACCTGCTCGGCCCGCAGGACTGGCCGCCCAGCGATCCGCCGCACGCGGGATCGGTCATCGTGCAACTTCCCAACTACTACAACTCAGACAGCTTTCTCTTCACCATGGGATGA
- a CDS encoding HAMP domain-containing sensor histidine kinase — MRATLAMVALVATSMVAVAFLVPLALLLRTQVQTQATVVAEQRAAAAVPALALSARPTDLERVVARLDTTKGLAIHLPDGQDIGTARATSAMVDRAVRDREPVTGDVPGGWEYLQPVLLDQDRVAVVEEFVPQAELSRGVTRAWIVMSVLAASLVLGSVLVADRLAARVVRASRRLSDASAALGAGELDVRVEPTGPPELHAAGLAFNSMADHITQLLATERELVADLSHRLRTPLTALQLAAERIGPVQGAPRMTSAIRHLESELDSIILAARTPLSTRSMSADRGSGPLEAGAARPGQRSNEACQVSDLARHRVGFWSVLAEQQGRLCTFETTDEPTPVRLREDDLTAVVDALVGNVFRHTPQRAGFAVSVQRTAQSVVLVVEDAGPGIEDPAGALSRGVSTGGSTGLGLDIARSAAESTRGHVRVLRSELGGARVEVELGLASDPRRTLGGRWRRRHRRAAETVLSQQA; from the coding sequence ATGAGAGCCACCCTCGCCATGGTGGCACTGGTGGCGACCTCCATGGTCGCTGTCGCCTTCCTGGTCCCCCTCGCCCTGCTACTGCGCACCCAGGTGCAGACCCAGGCAACCGTTGTCGCCGAACAGCGGGCCGCGGCGGCGGTACCCGCCCTGGCACTCTCCGCCCGGCCCACGGACCTGGAACGCGTCGTCGCCCGGTTGGACACGACCAAGGGGCTCGCCATCCATCTGCCGGACGGCCAGGACATCGGAACCGCCCGCGCCACGTCAGCGATGGTTGACCGGGCCGTCCGCGATCGGGAGCCCGTGACCGGTGACGTCCCCGGCGGATGGGAGTACCTGCAACCCGTACTCCTGGACCAGGACCGGGTGGCCGTCGTCGAGGAGTTCGTCCCGCAGGCCGAGCTGAGCCGTGGGGTGACCAGAGCCTGGATCGTCATGTCCGTGCTGGCCGCGTCGCTGGTGCTCGGCTCCGTCCTGGTGGCCGACCGGCTCGCGGCTCGCGTGGTGCGCGCCTCCCGCCGGCTCTCCGATGCCTCGGCCGCGCTCGGCGCCGGTGAACTGGATGTCCGCGTGGAGCCGACGGGACCCCCGGAGCTCCACGCCGCCGGCCTGGCCTTCAACAGCATGGCCGACCACATCACACAACTCCTCGCGACAGAACGTGAGTTGGTCGCCGACCTGTCCCACCGGCTGCGGACTCCACTGACGGCGCTGCAGCTCGCGGCCGAACGGATCGGCCCGGTCCAGGGCGCGCCCCGGATGACCTCCGCGATCCGCCATCTGGAGTCCGAACTGGACTCGATCATTCTCGCCGCCCGGACCCCACTGTCCACCAGGTCGATGAGCGCCGACCGCGGCTCGGGGCCGCTGGAGGCCGGGGCCGCCCGTCCCGGTCAGCGGTCCAACGAGGCGTGCCAGGTTTCCGACCTGGCCAGACACCGGGTCGGTTTCTGGTCGGTGCTGGCCGAGCAACAGGGCCGGCTGTGCACGTTCGAGACGACCGACGAACCGACGCCCGTACGATTGCGGGAGGACGACCTCACCGCCGTCGTCGACGCCTTGGTGGGCAACGTCTTCCGGCACACGCCCCAGCGGGCCGGCTTCGCGGTGAGCGTGCAGCGGACGGCACAGAGTGTGGTCCTGGTGGTCGAGGACGCCGGACCCGGTATCGAGGACCCGGCAGGCGCGCTGTCCCGCGGCGTCAGCACCGGCGGGTCCACCGGTCTCGGGCTGGACATCGCCCGCAGTGCCGCGGAATCGACCCGAGGCCATGTGCGGGTGCTGCGCAGCGAGTTGGGAGGGGCACGGGTGGAGGTGGAACTCGGCCTGGCCTCGGATCCGCGCCGCACCCTCGGGGGGCGCTGGCGCCGCCGGCACCGGCGGGCCGCGGAGACCGTCCTCAGCCAGCAGGCCTGA
- a CDS encoding response regulator transcription factor yields the protein MTSVLVVEDDPAIRTSLIEVLTGHGILVRSSPDGFGALREITQWQPDAVVLDLGLPDLDGADALRMIRGLSQVPVVVATARDDESEIIKLLNAGADDYLVKPFSGGQLVARLTAVLRRSATATSLPGDVGAPGGARDPGYALMVTGELRIDPLARTVHLAGREVGLTRREFDLLAFLARNAGRVVSKRQLLAEVWRQPYVEEQTVDVHLSCLRRKLGERASRPRYLHTVRGVGVKLVSPS from the coding sequence ATGACCTCCGTCCTCGTCGTCGAAGACGACCCCGCGATTCGAACTTCCCTGATAGAGGTCCTGACCGGCCATGGAATTCTGGTGCGTAGCTCTCCCGACGGCTTCGGCGCGCTGCGCGAGATCACCCAGTGGCAGCCGGACGCGGTCGTGCTCGACCTGGGCCTGCCCGACCTGGACGGCGCCGACGCGCTCCGGATGATCCGCGGCCTGTCCCAGGTCCCGGTCGTGGTGGCCACCGCCCGCGACGACGAGTCGGAGATCATCAAACTGCTCAATGCTGGAGCCGACGACTACCTGGTCAAGCCCTTCTCCGGCGGGCAACTCGTCGCCCGCCTGACAGCCGTGCTGCGACGCTCCGCCACTGCCACCAGCCTGCCCGGCGACGTCGGTGCGCCGGGCGGTGCACGCGATCCGGGCTATGCCCTTATGGTCACCGGCGAGTTGCGGATCGACCCGCTGGCGCGAACCGTCCATCTCGCCGGCCGGGAAGTGGGACTGACGCGCCGCGAGTTCGACCTGCTGGCCTTCCTGGCCCGGAACGCCGGACGGGTCGTCTCCAAGCGACAGCTCCTCGCCGAGGTGTGGCGCCAACCGTACGTGGAGGAGCAGACCGTCGACGTGCACCTGTCCTGCCTGCGCCGAAAGCTGGGCGAACGGGCGTCCCGGCCCCGCTATCTGCACACCGTGCGGGGCGTCGGCGTGAAGCTGGTATCGCCCTCATGA